One Sodalinema gerasimenkoae IPPAS B-353 DNA segment encodes these proteins:
- the leuD gene encoding 3-isopropylmalate dehydratase small subunit — protein MSQIQQISGRGIPLTGDDIDTDRIIPARFLRCVTFDGLGDHAFEDDRHQMAGKHSFDQEVYQGASLLVVNANFGCGSSREHAPQAINRWGIQALVGESFAEIFFGNCVAMGVPCVTADSEDVKSLQRAIANNPQLTLTLDLGTLQIQGSDGLTLSVSMPEGARQSFMEGLWDSCGQLVTQIDAVRDRASQLPYLSWT, from the coding sequence ATGAGCCAAATTCAACAAATTTCCGGACGCGGGATTCCCTTAACCGGTGACGACATCGACACCGATCGCATTATTCCCGCCCGTTTCCTCCGCTGCGTTACCTTTGATGGCCTAGGTGACCATGCCTTTGAAGACGATCGCCATCAGATGGCCGGAAAACACTCCTTTGACCAAGAGGTCTATCAAGGAGCCAGTCTCCTGGTGGTGAATGCCAACTTTGGCTGTGGGTCGAGTCGTGAACACGCACCCCAAGCCATTAATCGCTGGGGAATTCAAGCCCTAGTAGGGGAAAGTTTCGCGGAAATTTTCTTCGGCAACTGTGTCGCCATGGGGGTTCCCTGTGTCACCGCTGACAGCGAAGATGTTAAATCTCTGCAAAGGGCGATCGCCAACAACCCTCAACTCACTCTCACCCTGGATTTAGGGACTCTGCAAATTCAGGGAAGTGATGGGTTAACCCTCAGCGTCTCCATGCCCGAGGGGGCCCGTCAAAGCTTCATGGAGGGACTCTGGGATAGTTGCGGTCAGTTGGTCACGCAAATTGATGCTGTTCGCGATCGGGCCAGCCAGCTTCCCTATCTTTCCTGGACCTAA